In Desulfovibrio sp. 86, the following proteins share a genomic window:
- a CDS encoding AAA family ATPase: MTPSQIVSALNSLLSIRQPVFIWGAPGVGKSQIVAQVAKARGLALRDIRAVLLDPVDLRGLPRITDQGLSVWCPPAFLPTPSDPQEGIIFLDELNAAPPLVQAACYQLILDRAIGEYRLPDGWSIVAAGNREKDKAVSYRMPSALANRLVHLECDAHLDDWLSWAQGAGIRAEVCAFLRFRPRLLHDFDPLKAEKAFASPRSWEFVSRILDARPDADVEYELFQGTVGSAGAAEFMGFLSVWRELPTVDEVLSAPASAMVPLEPAALYAMCEALSLRASAETIEALTAYAERLPSEFGVLLMRDAVCQDTDLVRTEAFSRWAEKNAEVLM, from the coding sequence ATGACCCCTTCGCAAATAGTCTCAGCCCTGAACTCTCTTCTTTCCATCCGGCAGCCGGTTTTCATCTGGGGTGCGCCGGGGGTAGGCAAAAGCCAGATAGTCGCCCAGGTGGCCAAAGCCAGGGGGCTGGCCCTGCGCGACATCCGCGCCGTACTGCTTGACCCTGTGGATCTGCGCGGGCTGCCGCGCATTACCGATCAGGGGCTTTCGGTATGGTGCCCGCCAGCCTTTCTGCCCACGCCTTCAGACCCGCAAGAGGGCATTATTTTTCTGGATGAACTCAACGCCGCGCCCCCTCTGGTGCAGGCCGCCTGCTACCAGCTCATCCTCGACCGCGCCATCGGGGAGTACCGCCTGCCCGACGGTTGGTCCATCGTGGCGGCGGGCAACAGGGAAAAGGACAAGGCCGTGTCGTACCGCATGCCCTCGGCCCTGGCCAATCGCCTGGTGCATCTGGAGTGCGACGCCCATCTGGACGACTGGCTTTCCTGGGCGCAGGGGGCTGGCATACGCGCGGAGGTTTGCGCGTTTTTGCGCTTTCGGCCCCGTTTGTTGCACGACTTTGACCCGCTGAAAGCGGAAAAGGCCTTTGCCTCGCCGCGCTCCTGGGAGTTTGTATCGCGCATTCTGGACGCCCGGCCCGATGCCGATGTGGAGTACGAACTGTTTCAGGGCACGGTGGGTTCGGCTGGCGCTGCGGAATTTATGGGCTTTCTTTCCGTATGGCGCGAACTGCCCACGGTGGATGAGGTGCTGTCCGCTCCGGCTTCGGCCATGGTTCCTCTGGAACCCGCCGCCCTTTACGCCATGTGCGAGGCCTTGAGCCTCAGGGCCAGCGCGGAAACCATCGAAGCTCTGACGGCCTATGCCGAGCGCCTGCCCTCGGAGTTCGGCGTGCTGCTCATGCGCGACGCCGTGTGTCAGGATACGGATCTTGTGCGCACCGAGGCCTTTTCACGCTGGGCCGAAAAAAATGCCGAAGTGCTGATGTAG
- a CDS encoding LexA family transcriptional regulator translates to MPAFAEIYERIKLATNSRTQVELAEVLDIRQSSISDAKRRNSVPGDWFMKLFEKFGLNPDWLKQGIGPMYLRTEQGYMPQDAPASLAESAAHYGDTLARGIVVSIYQMRSDYSDDQPRPSLDIAGKISLPHSFTRDGLCVLRMRGTNMIPTVMSDALLGVDTLEKDVISGRIYALFAPNEGVILRRVFLNGSQDGYILRSDSSDFPETALTPDLLAKRLLGRVVWIFQEL, encoded by the coding sequence ATGCCTGCCTTTGCAGAAATATACGAACGTATCAAGCTGGCGACAAACAGCCGCACGCAGGTTGAACTAGCCGAAGTGCTGGATATACGTCAGTCGAGCATCTCCGATGCCAAACGACGCAATTCCGTGCCTGGCGACTGGTTTATGAAACTGTTTGAAAAGTTCGGGCTGAATCCCGACTGGCTCAAACAGGGCATAGGCCCCATGTACCTGCGTACCGAACAGGGCTATATGCCGCAGGACGCCCCTGCCTCCCTGGCTGAAAGCGCCGCCCACTACGGCGATACGCTGGCCAGAGGAATAGTGGTTTCCATCTATCAGATGCGCTCTGATTACAGTGATGACCAGCCACGGCCGTCCCTGGATATAGCGGGCAAGATATCCCTGCCGCATTCGTTCACACGCGACGGACTTTGCGTGTTGCGCATGCGTGGAACCAACATGATCCCCACGGTGATGTCCGACGCTCTGCTTGGAGTGGACACCCTGGAGAAAGACGTGATTTCGGGGCGCATATACGCGCTTTTCGCCCCCAATGAGGGCGTGATCCTGCGGCGTGTGTTCCTGAATGGCTCCCAGGATGGCTATATACTGCGCTCTGATTCGTCGGACTTTCCTGAAACTGCACTCACGCCGGACCTGCTGGCCAAGCGTCTGTTGGGCCGGGTGGTATGGATTTTTCAGGAACTTTAA
- a CDS encoding DMT family transporter, whose protein sequence is MSDSKKLPGHLAALFCTLVWGTTFISTKVLLRDFNPIEILFFRFALGFVALWLACPHALRLTERKQEWLFAGAGLAGVTLYFLLENIALTHTFASNVGVIVAVSPFFTALLSFWLLKAERPGLNFFLGFAAAIAGIGLISFSGSTQLQLNPLGDLLAVLAGLAWSFYSILTRKILALGYKSLQVTRRCFFYGLLFMLPCLPFMNFHWDLARFNAFVNWSNVVFLGLGASALCFVAWTFAIKRLGAVQSSVYIYLVPVVTVITAALILQEHITWMAALGTALTLAGLVVSEIRQFGVRKKAEALQRRGQGST, encoded by the coding sequence ATGTCTGATAGTAAAAAATTGCCCGGCCATCTGGCGGCTCTGTTCTGCACCCTTGTATGGGGTACCACCTTCATTTCAACCAAGGTGCTGCTGCGGGACTTCAACCCCATCGAGATACTTTTTTTCCGTTTCGCCCTGGGTTTTGTGGCCCTGTGGCTGGCCTGTCCGCATGCCTTGCGGCTTACGGAGCGCAAGCAGGAGTGGCTGTTCGCAGGGGCCGGGCTTGCTGGCGTAACCCTGTATTTTCTTCTGGAAAATATCGCCCTTACCCACACGTTCGCATCCAATGTGGGCGTTATTGTGGCCGTGTCGCCGTTTTTCACGGCCCTGCTGTCCTTCTGGCTGCTGAAGGCCGAAAGACCTGGCCTCAACTTTTTTCTCGGCTTCGCGGCGGCCATTGCGGGCATCGGACTCATAAGCTTCAGCGGCAGCACGCAGTTGCAGCTCAACCCCCTTGGAGACCTGCTGGCAGTGCTGGCAGGGCTGGCCTGGTCGTTTTACTCCATACTTACCCGCAAGATTCTGGCCCTTGGCTACAAAAGCCTTCAGGTGACACGGCGCTGTTTTTTCTACGGCCTGCTGTTCATGCTTCCCTGTCTGCCCTTCATGAATTTTCACTGGGATCTGGCCCGGTTTAACGCTTTTGTGAACTGGAGCAACGTGGTCTTTCTGGGCCTCGGCGCGTCGGCCCTGTGCTTTGTGGCCTGGACCTTCGCCATCAAGCGGCTGGGAGCCGTGCAGAGCAGCGTGTATATCTATCTTGTGCCGGTAGTGACGGTCATTACCGCCGCCCTCATACTGCAGGAGCACATAACCTGGATGGCGGCACTGGGTACGGCCCTGACCCTGGCAGGCCTTGTGGTGTCCGAAATTCGGCAGTTCGGCGTGCGAAAAAAAGCCGAGGCCCTGCAACGTCGGGGACAGGGCAGCACGTAG
- a CDS encoding methyl-accepting chemotaxis protein: protein MKRGLMTKMILFILVPAILGLVLLAGMSYKMSEKILRTQIETDMTTVLQTQASGIHAVIMGLRDSLAIVSQNNRITQYINLYNTDAPDALSSPQAVAVDNALREFTEVSDNIIYSALIAPDGKVIAHHVRGQNGPSKTVGTDFSKRPYFPEALKGNTSISDVVSLTTGQPTTVIAIPVKREGKIVGVVTVGIDDANLADDTTNLVKVGEKGFAFIYDMNGKMIMHPDPKARSREDGTLAHVREMVSTKHGRVTYTDAKGEAKIVYFQQLPQENWVIGLELDRDEVLAPVQQLFTNALLLAGGCVLIVGFMIIISARGIARMASGFSRMAEAVAGGRLDTDAEEKLLLTRAQNRKDEFSVLGQGMEHMVGNIKSLLQESEQKTLAAEQAADAAQQATARAEEAAQRAERAKREGMLAAAEQLEGVVSIIFSASSQLSAQIEQSDHTAVGSAQRLGEAATAMNEMNATVQEVARNASAAASVSAETRANAEAGAKIVQSALQSIDQVHKVSLDLKEDMAKLNEHAQAINRIMSVISDIADQTNLLALNAAIEAARAGDAGRGFAVVADEVRKLAEKTMASTHDVGGAIGAIQQSVSQSIAAMDKALHEVETATLFANQSGDALRQIVTNVEASADQVGAIATASEEQSAASEEINHSITQVNEMSNQTAQAMGEAAQAVAELARQAQALNQLITEMKQG from the coding sequence ATGAAACGTGGTTTGATGACCAAAATGATCCTTTTCATCCTTGTTCCGGCGATTCTTGGTCTGGTGCTGCTTGCAGGCATGAGTTACAAAATGTCAGAAAAAATCCTGCGCACACAGATTGAAACGGATATGACAACGGTGTTGCAGACCCAGGCGTCGGGCATACACGCCGTTATTATGGGCTTGAGAGATTCCCTTGCCATAGTATCTCAGAACAACAGAATTACGCAGTACATCAATCTCTACAATACCGACGCTCCCGATGCCCTTTCCTCACCGCAGGCCGTAGCGGTGGATAACGCCTTGCGCGAGTTCACCGAGGTCAGCGACAACATCATCTACAGCGCGCTTATCGCTCCAGACGGAAAGGTGATCGCCCATCATGTCAGAGGGCAGAACGGCCCCAGCAAGACCGTCGGGACGGATTTTTCCAAGCGCCCCTATTTTCCCGAAGCCTTGAAGGGCAATACCAGCATCTCGGACGTCGTCAGCCTCACCACAGGGCAGCCCACCACGGTTATTGCCATTCCGGTTAAACGCGAAGGCAAGATCGTCGGCGTCGTCACCGTGGGTATTGACGACGCCAATCTCGCGGATGACACGACCAACCTCGTCAAGGTGGGAGAAAAGGGCTTTGCCTTTATCTATGACATGAACGGCAAGATGATCATGCACCCGGACCCCAAGGCGCGCTCCCGCGAGGACGGCACGCTGGCCCATGTGCGGGAAATGGTCAGCACAAAGCATGGCCGCGTGACCTACACCGATGCCAAGGGTGAGGCCAAAATCGTCTATTTTCAGCAGTTGCCTCAAGAAAACTGGGTTATCGGCCTTGAACTCGACCGCGATGAAGTTCTGGCTCCGGTGCAGCAGTTGTTCACCAATGCCCTGCTGCTGGCAGGGGGCTGTGTGCTGATTGTGGGGTTCATGATCATTATTTCGGCGCGCGGCATAGCGCGCATGGCGAGCGGCTTTTCTCGCATGGCGGAGGCCGTGGCCGGAGGACGGCTGGACACGGACGCGGAAGAGAAACTTCTGCTTACGCGCGCCCAAAACCGCAAGGACGAATTCAGTGTTCTTGGGCAGGGTATGGAACATATGGTGGGCAACATAAAAAGCCTGCTTCAGGAAAGCGAACAAAAAACCCTGGCCGCCGAGCAGGCCGCCGATGCGGCGCAGCAGGCCACCGCACGGGCCGAAGAGGCGGCCCAGCGCGCCGAACGCGCCAAGCGCGAGGGCATGCTTGCCGCCGCCGAACAGCTGGAAGGGGTGGTTTCCATCATTTTCTCCGCCTCCAGCCAGCTTTCCGCCCAGATCGAGCAGTCCGACCACACGGCGGTGGGCTCGGCCCAGCGCCTGGGCGAAGCCGCCACAGCCATGAATGAAATGAACGCCACCGTGCAGGAGGTTGCCCGCAACGCATCCGCCGCCGCGTCCGTGTCAGCCGAAACCAGAGCCAATGCCGAGGCCGGGGCAAAAATCGTACAAAGCGCCCTGCAGAGCATAGATCAGGTGCACAAGGTTTCGCTTGATCTCAAAGAAGACATGGCAAAGCTCAACGAACACGCACAGGCCATCAACCGCATCATGAGCGTCATTTCGGACATAGCCGACCAGACCAACCTGCTGGCGCTTAACGCCGCCATTGAAGCGGCCCGCGCCGGTGACGCCGGACGGGGCTTTGCCGTGGTCGCCGATGAAGTGCGCAAGCTGGCCGAAAAAACCATGGCCTCAACCCACGACGTGGGCGGCGCCATTGGCGCCATACAGCAGAGCGTTTCCCAGAGCATTGCCGCCATGGACAAGGCCCTGCACGAAGTGGAGACAGCCACCCTCTTTGCCAATCAGTCCGGCGACGCCTTGCGGCAAATTGTGACCAATGTTGAAGCCTCGGCGGATCAGGTGGGCGCAATCGCCACGGCCAGTGAAGAGCAGTCCGCCGCCAGCGAAGAAATCAACCATTCCATAACGCAGGTCAACGAGATGTCCAACCAGACGGCCCAGGCCATGGGTGAAGCCGCGCAGGCCGTGGCTGAACTGGCGCGACAGGCTCAGGCCCTGAACCAGCTTATCACGGAGATGAAACAGGGGTAA
- a CDS encoding lytic murein transglycosylase → MALPLIKTVWLVCCLTCCMLAAACGGAHTEPVSPPDQASPASAGYGNTTATDLQAKGLVPGVPQSGDAAVTPFGQTLQPPSGSPAGQSLEGLPLVWQPLAQRLAAEGLPGPKVNALLATLAPVPSQSPMGRKMLELYKSRFMPKPPSVTPPTQQYYKGVVTEQNARLCREFVAAHTLAFSQAQARFGVPSSVAVALLFVETRLGKVLADVPENALFTLASMAVSRQPDDISQWLPRMPGYEEHLPWFDETMPKRADWAYKEVRALVTHILRDDLDPRYLPSSIYGAVGLCQFMPSNIAAYGADGDGDGKVDLFHVPDAVASLSNYLARHGWKPGINRAQQHKVLMAYNKSVVYANTILALADLVAKPAAPVKTDGPGTPGKTAQKAKATNSNATGQGGKSLPTGKAPSGGVPSGGQKTPR, encoded by the coding sequence GTGGCTTTGCCTTTGATCAAGACTGTCTGGTTGGTCTGCTGTCTGACGTGCTGTATGCTTGCGGCTGCCTGTGGCGGTGCGCACACCGAGCCCGTGTCCCCCCCAGACCAGGCCAGCCCGGCATCGGCGGGATATGGCAACACCACTGCCACTGACCTTCAGGCAAAGGGCCTTGTGCCGGGCGTTCCGCAAAGCGGCGATGCCGCTGTGACGCCCTTTGGCCAAACTCTGCAACCTCCGTCCGGCAGCCCTGCCGGACAGAGCCTTGAAGGGCTCCCCCTCGTGTGGCAGCCGCTGGCCCAGCGGCTTGCCGCTGAGGGGCTTCCAGGCCCCAAGGTGAACGCCCTGCTGGCCACCCTCGCGCCCGTGCCCAGCCAGTCTCCCATGGGGCGCAAAATGCTTGAGCTGTATAAAAGCCGCTTCATGCCCAAGCCCCCCTCCGTCACGCCTCCGACACAGCAATACTACAAGGGCGTCGTCACTGAACAGAACGCGCGCCTGTGCCGCGAGTTTGTGGCCGCGCACACGCTGGCCTTCAGCCAGGCCCAGGCCAGGTTTGGGGTGCCCTCGTCTGTGGCTGTGGCCCTTCTGTTTGTGGAAACGCGCCTTGGCAAGGTTCTTGCCGATGTGCCCGAAAACGCGCTGTTCACTTTGGCGAGCATGGCGGTAAGCCGTCAGCCTGACGATATCAGCCAATGGCTGCCGCGCATGCCCGGCTATGAAGAGCATCTGCCCTGGTTTGACGAAACCATGCCCAAGCGCGCCGACTGGGCCTATAAGGAAGTGCGCGCTCTTGTGACCCATATTTTGCGGGATGATCTTGACCCCCGGTATCTGCCGAGTTCCATTTACGGGGCCGTGGGGCTTTGCCAGTTCATGCCTTCCAATATCGCGGCCTATGGCGCGGATGGCGACGGAGACGGCAAGGTGGATCTCTTTCACGTGCCTGACGCCGTGGCCAGCTTGTCCAACTATCTTGCGCGGCATGGCTGGAAGCCGGGCATCAACCGCGCCCAGCAGCACAAAGTGCTTATGGCCTATAATAAATCGGTGGTCTACGCCAACACCATTCTGGCCCTGGCGGATCTCGTGGCCAAGCCCGCAGCTCCCGTCAAAACCGACGGCCCTGGCACACCGGGAAAAACCGCGCAAAAGGCCAAGGCCACCAACAGCAACGCCACCGGACAGGGCGGAAAATCCCTGCCCACGGGCAAGGCCCCATCCGGCGGCGTGCCGTCGGGCGGCCAGAAAACGCCCCGATAA
- the modD gene encoding ModD protein, translating into MQIPKSSSWFDGLLADDCPGPDLTVEMLGIGAHTGAMFFSPRQQGVISGVEEAEQLLVRCGLSVARQINNGDVAEAGQVFLEARGSAAGLHRGWKASQTLVEYMSGIARRCAFMVERASAVRPGIRVAVTRKSFPGAKALCLEAAMNGGAVIHRQNLSDSILVFSQHLQFFANDAQQTQMEFFARRVQDLRASMPEKKLSAEVDNLEDALLTAAAGVDIVQCEKFSCEALAATVGALRGTRPDILILAAGGVTGENAAEYAATGVDVLVTTWPYFGKPADIKVVMEADGGM; encoded by the coding sequence ATGCAAATTCCCAAATCTTCTTCATGGTTTGACGGCCTGCTGGCCGACGATTGTCCCGGCCCGGATCTCACTGTCGAAATGCTGGGCATCGGAGCCCATACCGGGGCCATGTTTTTCAGCCCTCGCCAGCAAGGCGTTATCAGCGGTGTGGAAGAAGCCGAACAGCTCCTGGTGCGTTGCGGCCTTTCTGTCGCACGACAGATCAACAATGGCGACGTCGCCGAGGCGGGCCAGGTTTTTCTTGAGGCCAGGGGAAGCGCCGCGGGCCTGCACCGTGGCTGGAAGGCAAGCCAGACCCTTGTGGAATACATGTCGGGCATTGCACGGCGTTGCGCCTTTATGGTGGAGCGCGCCTCCGCCGTGCGCCCTGGCATACGGGTGGCCGTAACGCGCAAAAGTTTTCCCGGAGCCAAAGCCCTGTGCCTCGAGGCGGCAATGAACGGCGGCGCTGTTATCCACCGTCAGAACCTTTCAGACTCCATCCTGGTTTTTTCCCAGCATCTGCAGTTTTTCGCCAATGACGCACAGCAGACGCAGATGGAATTTTTCGCCCGCCGCGTGCAGGACCTGCGCGCCAGCATGCCTGAAAAAAAGCTTTCTGCTGAGGTGGACAACCTTGAGGACGCCCTGCTCACTGCCGCCGCCGGCGTAGACATTGTTCAGTGCGAAAAATTCTCCTGCGAAGCCCTGGCTGCCACGGTGGGCGCGTTGCGGGGCACGCGCCCTGACATTCTCATTCTGGCCGCCGGGGGCGTTACGGGCGAAAACGCTGCGGAGTACGCGGCCACGGGCGTGGACGTGCTGGTGACAACCTGGCCCTATTTCGGCAAACCAGCGGATATCAAGGTAGTTATGGAAGCTGACGGCGGCATGTAG
- a CDS encoding vWA domain-containing protein, which translates to MKENVSAVSPVSALAVVGPGASASAVMGPDALFRKADLAMKKARTALVLDHPFFGSLALRLRFKQDSSCADMWTDGKHLGFNPAYAATLPDAKLVAAQAHEVMHLAFGHHLRRKSREEKLWNRACDLAINHILLEAGFDLPEGFAHDPAYAGMSADDIYEALAALQESASKGEADNDSARADGQDEAGAGAMNFEGGKELSGKSAARSQGGKKENPGQDGEDQAQAGTKAAKNKKPGAPVKGEGKTSFTGEVRDHPDLQGLENDHALKLMEQEADVALSQAVQRARHMGSLPAGFTRLLKKGRRPELDWRELLRRFLEQCADNDYAWSTPNRRYLYQHIYLPARREARLPHVVLAVDCSGSVDEAALSLFCSELFSVLDAFDTTLTVLFHDTKVQGEMTFDRMSMPSSLTPVGGGGTDYRPICAHIEERQLQPTCLVWFTDLECSRFPDEPDYPVLWVCSESRPDAPPFGELVTLTGHTPRVSDQQPGTSVPLRANHAD; encoded by the coding sequence ATGAAGGAAAACGTCAGTGCCGTAAGCCCCGTTTCCGCGCTTGCCGTTGTCGGGCCTGGCGCGAGCGCTTCCGCCGTTATGGGGCCGGACGCGCTCTTCCGCAAGGCGGATCTGGCCATGAAAAAAGCCAGAACAGCTCTTGTGCTGGATCATCCTTTTTTCGGTTCCCTGGCCCTGCGCCTGCGCTTCAAGCAAGATTCGTCCTGCGCCGACATGTGGACAGACGGCAAACATCTGGGCTTCAATCCCGCATACGCAGCCACCTTGCCCGATGCCAAACTTGTGGCGGCCCAGGCCCATGAAGTGATGCACCTGGCTTTCGGGCACCATCTGCGCCGCAAGAGCCGCGAAGAAAAGCTGTGGAACCGCGCCTGCGATCTGGCCATAAACCATATTCTGCTTGAAGCGGGTTTTGATCTGCCCGAAGGCTTTGCGCACGATCCGGCCTACGCGGGCATGTCTGCGGATGATATTTATGAGGCCCTTGCGGCCCTTCAGGAAAGCGCCTCCAAAGGCGAGGCCGACAATGATTCCGCCCGTGCCGACGGTCAGGATGAAGCGGGCGCGGGGGCCATGAATTTTGAAGGCGGTAAGGAGCTGAGCGGCAAAAGCGCCGCGCGTTCCCAGGGCGGCAAAAAAGAAAATCCCGGGCAGGATGGAGAAGATCAGGCTCAGGCCGGAACAAAGGCGGCAAAAAACAAAAAGCCGGGTGCTCCGGTAAAAGGGGAGGGCAAAACCTCCTTTACCGGTGAGGTGCGCGACCATCCCGACCTGCAGGGTCTGGAGAATGATCACGCCCTGAAACTGATGGAGCAGGAGGCCGACGTGGCCCTTTCGCAAGCGGTGCAGAGGGCCAGACATATGGGCAGCCTGCCTGCGGGCTTCACGCGGCTGCTCAAAAAAGGGCGCCGTCCGGAACTGGACTGGCGCGAACTCTTGCGGCGTTTTCTTGAGCAGTGCGCGGACAATGACTATGCGTGGTCCACCCCCAACAGGCGCTACCTGTACCAGCATATCTATCTGCCCGCCCGGCGCGAGGCGCGCCTGCCCCATGTGGTTCTGGCTGTGGACTGTTCCGGCTCCGTGGATGAGGCGGCCCTGTCGCTGTTCTGCTCCGAACTGTTTTCCGTGTTGGATGCCTTTGACACCACGCTCACCGTGCTGTTCCACGATACAAAGGTTCAGGGCGAAATGACCTTTGACCGCATGAGCATGCCCTCAAGCCTGACGCCCGTTGGCGGCGGCGGCACGGATTACCGCCCCATCTGCGCGCATATTGAGGAGCGGCAATTGCAACCCACCTGCCTTGTGTGGTTTACGGACCTTGAATGCAGCCGTTTCCCTGACGAACCGGACTACCCCGTCTTGTGGGTGTGCAGCGAATCCCGGCCCGACGCGCCGCCTTTTGGCGAGCTTGTAACGCTGACGGGCCATACGCCGAGGGTATCGGATCAACAACCGGGCACGTCTGTGCCCTTGCGAGCAAACCATGCAGATTGA
- a CDS encoding D-alanine--D-alanine ligase family protein, which produces MKILLIAGGWSPERQVSLNGARAMVPALEARGHQVTFFDLLADFNRLLDEAKKHDFALINLHGAPGEDGLVQAMLDRVGCPYQGSDPAGSFLALNKCAAKQLFRLAGLPTADWEFVPVPPEKDWQPSLPYPLFVKSNTGGSSLRLGRATNRAELDDVMGQIFAAGEEVIMEPVLHGKEVTCGILGEEPLPPILIEPVAGDFFDYESKYAQDGAREICPAPIGDEITARVQEMTLAAHRVLGLRGYSRADFILGPDESLTLLEVNTLPGMTATSLVPREARTIGLDFGQLLERLIHLGLADCGKK; this is translated from the coding sequence ATGAAGATTCTTTTGATTGCGGGCGGCTGGTCCCCTGAACGTCAGGTTTCACTGAACGGCGCGCGGGCCATGGTTCCGGCTCTGGAAGCGCGCGGCCATCAAGTCACCTTTTTTGACCTTCTTGCCGACTTCAACCGCTTGCTGGATGAAGCCAAAAAGCATGATTTCGCCCTCATCAACCTGCACGGCGCTCCTGGCGAAGACGGCCTTGTGCAGGCCATGCTTGACCGCGTGGGCTGCCCCTATCAGGGCTCCGACCCGGCGGGTTCTTTTCTGGCGCTCAACAAATGCGCGGCCAAGCAACTGTTCCGTCTGGCGGGCCTGCCCACCGCCGATTGGGAATTTGTGCCCGTGCCGCCCGAAAAAGACTGGCAGCCGAGCCTGCCGTATCCTCTTTTCGTCAAAAGCAATACCGGCGGATCTTCCCTGCGGCTTGGCCGCGCCACCAACCGCGCCGAACTTGACGACGTCATGGGCCAGATATTCGCCGCCGGTGAAGAGGTCATTATGGAGCCGGTGCTGCACGGCAAGGAAGTGACGTGCGGCATCCTGGGCGAAGAGCCTCTGCCTCCCATTCTTATCGAGCCTGTGGCTGGCGACTTTTTCGACTACGAAAGCAAGTACGCCCAGGACGGCGCGCGCGAAATATGCCCGGCGCCCATTGGCGACGAGATTACGGCGCGCGTGCAGGAGATGACCCTGGCCGCGCACAGGGTGCTTGGCCTCAGGGGCTACAGCCGGGCAGATTTCATTCTTGGCCCGGATGAAAGCCTGACGCTTCTGGAAGTCAATACGCTGCCCGGCATGACCGCGACCAGCCTTGTGCCGCGTGAAGCCAGAACCATCGGTCTGGATTTTGGCCAGTTGCTTGAGCGCCTTATACATCTGGGCCTGGCGGACTGCGGCAAAAAATAG
- a CDS encoding HDIG domain-containing metalloprotein has protein sequence MKCSTRSDSCTAGTPRPLADLPRLPGLGRQANAVPSDEACFALWDKYDMLPNIRRHSLLVAHIATSLAARAADLGFGVNVDEVRAGGLLHDIAKTYCVRHGGSHAQVGAAWTVAETGNYAIAQGVMMHVWWPWPLPEGSAICALPFFVMYADKRVRHDACVSLEERYDDLLGRYGRSEAAREGIYAAFHQGKNIESALSAQLGWTLYEDSFDCGRLVP, from the coding sequence ATGAAGTGCTCAACGCGGTCTGACTCCTGCACGGCAGGGACGCCACGTCCCCTGGCCGATCTTCCACGGTTGCCCGGCCTGGGGCGTCAGGCCAACGCTGTTCCCAGTGACGAAGCCTGTTTCGCTCTTTGGGACAAATATGACATGCTGCCCAATATCCGGCGGCATTCTTTGCTGGTGGCTCATATCGCCACGTCTCTGGCTGCCAGGGCCGCAGATCTGGGCTTTGGCGTCAATGTGGACGAAGTGCGCGCCGGGGGCTTGCTGCACGACATCGCCAAGACCTATTGCGTGCGCCACGGCGGCAGCCATGCCCAGGTGGGCGCAGCCTGGACCGTGGCTGAAACCGGCAATTACGCCATCGCCCAGGGCGTTATGATGCATGTCTGGTGGCCGTGGCCGCTCCCTGAAGGAAGCGCCATCTGCGCCCTGCCTTTTTTCGTGATGTATGCTGACAAAAGGGTCAGGCATGACGCCTGCGTCAGCCTGGAAGAGCGGTACGATGACCTGCTGGGCCGCTATGGTCGCAGCGAGGCTGCCCGTGAAGGGATTTACGCCGCCTTCCATCAGGGGAAAAATATTGAAAGCGCGCTTTCGGCGCAGTTGGGGTGGACTCTGTATGAAGATTCTTTTGATTGCGGGCGGCTGGTCCCCTGA